The proteins below come from a single Mercenaria mercenaria strain notata chromosome 3, MADL_Memer_1, whole genome shotgun sequence genomic window:
- the LOC128555591 gene encoding cell death abnormality protein 1-like: MACICFVLLMGLVSILYTDACPEACRVCTSDGVCRECEYGWFGKQCDQKCLASAKICSFCKFNVLVKESVCLRCPKGQYSTEGKCWDCFTFCDSCIDYMMCTECKIGYYGSDCFHPCPNNCVGCLSKESCMSCKEGWFGKDCQCSQNCVQVGEINDWCSISGTCLNGCVAGKHGDQCTSDCPNIGTCLQCNQFNGQCLKCSNELYGRLCDKICGHCQSDSKGVVVCDIDTGNCPYACANGYYGSNCNQECSGNCLDSILNTNLSTCDKKSGLCNFGCVPGRFGGICEYNCSDACRRDSCDSKTAQCLSRSDQNEPSNNLFTTVGCLIGSFIILFSAVTIWLIKRRVCSGKCFSSKCNSEVSFPVTTAPFFDGDSEELGNTVEIYHHIIDTDHAHQTGSGSSSNYYDEVQSDHQGDSSSNVATVTNSVHLTNLRSVLTSETGVHDRNGTFVTDYDIPITRSETFRRHQCDNYGSPLADQHNDLSHVLEKQTLSKTKQCKTIQGISLLNTHCHCFPVKRNTSRNTTHLQTEECVVHDSHNILENADGNYSNASTGCCLIDKTFQTENTCISRICMSVSENCASTCHSVRNNPTHKACSNILCKTTMFSDTIVNSLNKKHEDSTEMQVENEHFKDERDAVYIHPVH; encoded by the exons atggcatgtatatGTTTCGTTTTGCTTATGGGTTTGGTTTCCATTCTGTATACAG ATGCATGTCCGGAAGCTTGCAGAGTATGTACGTCTGATGGAGTATGCAGAGAATGTGAATATGGCTGGTTCGGAAAACAATGTGACCAAAAGTGTCTTGCATCCGCTAAAATTTGTTCTTTCTGTAAATTCAATGTGTTGGTTAAAGAATCAGTATGTTTAAGATGCCCAAAAGGTCAATATTCTACGGAAGGAAAATGTTGGGACTGCTTTACATTTTGTGATTCGTGCATCGACTACATGATGTGCACAGAATGTAAAATAGGTTACTATGGATCAGACTGTTTTCACCCGTGTCCTAACAACTGTGTAGGATGTTTATCAAAGGAGTCTTGTATGTCTTGCAAGGAAGGCTGGTTCGGAAAAGATTGTCAGTGTAGTCAAAACTGTGTACAGGTAGGAGAAATAAACGATTGGTGTAGCATAAGCGGAACGTGTTTAAACGGGTGTGTTGCGGGAAAACACGGTGATCAATGTACCAGCGACTGTCCGAACATAGGCACTTGCTTACAATGTAATCAGTTTAATGGTCAGTGTTTGAAATGTTCTAATGAATTGTATGGAAGACTTTGTGATAAAATATGTGGACATTGCCAGTCGGACAGTAAAGGAGTAGTGGTATGTGACATTGACACTGGAAATTGTCCATACGCTTGTGCCAATGGTTACTATGGTAGTAATTGTAACCAGGAATGCAGCGGCAACTGTCTTGACTCAATTTTAAACACAAACTTGAGTACATGCGACAAGAAATCGGGACTCTGTAATTTTGGTTGTGTGCCAGGTCGGTTCGGAGGCATTTGTGAATATAACTGTAGTGATGCTTGCCGAAGAGACAGTTGTGACAGCAAAACGGCACAATGCCTTTCTAgat CAGATCAAAATGAACCTTCAAATAATTTGTTTACGACTGTGGGATGCCTAATTGGAAGTTTCATAATACTTTTTAGCGCAGTTACGATATGGTTAATAAAAAG AAGAGTATGCAGTGGCAAATGTTTTAGTAGCAAATGTAATTCTGAGGTGTCGTTCCCAGTGACAACCGCACCTTTTTTCGACGGGGATAGTGAGGAATTAG GTAACACAGTAGAAATTTATCACCATATTATTGATACTGATCATGCACACCAAACTGGATCCGGTTCAAGCAGCAATTATTATGATGAAGTTCAAAGTGATCATCAAGGCGACAGTAGTAGCAATGTAGCCACAGTAACAAACAGTGTCCATTTAACAAACCTTAGAAGTGTCCTAACTTCTGAAACTGGTGTACATGATAGAAATGGTACTTTTGTGACCGACTATGATATTCCTATAACCAGATCTGAGACATTTAGGAGGCATCAGTGTGATAATTACGGTAGTCCTCTGGCAGATCAGCATAATGATCTCTCACATGTTTTAGAGAAACAAACCTTGTCAAAGACCAAACAATGCAAAACCATACAAGGCATATCGCTGTTGAATACGCACTGTCATTGCTTCCCCGTCAAAAGAAATACATCCCGCAATACCACACATCTGCAAACTGAAGAATGTGTAGTACATGATTCACACAATATCCTTGAAAATGCAGATGGCAATTACTCAAATGCTAGTACAGGATGTTGCCTTATAGATAAAACTTTCCAAACAGAAAATACTTGTATTTCAAGAATCTGTATGAGCGTGTCTGAAAACTGTGCTAGTACATGTCATTCCGTTCGGAATAACCCTACCCACAAGGCTTGTTCCAACATTTTGTGTAAGACAACAATGTTTTCAGACACTATAGTTAATAGTCTGAACAAAAAGCACGAAGACAGTACAGAAATGCAAGTGGAAAATGAGCACTTCAAAGATGAGAGAGACGCTGTTTATATACATCCAGTCCACTGA